One Magnolia sinica isolate HGM2019 chromosome 2, MsV1, whole genome shotgun sequence genomic window, TTGTTTAGATGAGTATCAAATGATTATTCACCTATGAATAGTGCATGTAGAAACTTAAAATGGACTTAATATTTAAAAAAGATATTGTTTCATTGTTTGTGTGATACAAATGAAATAATTCTTTGAACTTCCCTCCTCAATTCTACATATTTCTTGACACAGATGTTTGAACTGGCAACAGATACAAATTTTGTTTAGAAAAGTATCAGGTGATTATCATCTACTAAGTAGATGTGGTTGTGTGCAGATACTGCCTTTGTCTTAGTCATCATTACTGGATGTTGGAtgaatgaggacaaaatatgacAAGGGTGCCTCAGTTGGAAAAATTAACATCCACTGAATCAGAACAATATATTTTCTTTAAGAAAGCAGATATAGTCATAATCCAGTAACCATCTTTATCTTTATGCAGGACATTGACATTATTGTGACTTACACGGATGTTTCTGGTGACATTCGAATAGCTAACATCAAATCAAAGGACTTGTCCCCTTCCTGGGTCTGGGAGGATCCGAACAATAAGAACCATGACTGGATAAATGACAGTCAGGTGCCCCCTCCCTCTCTATCTTACTGTTGAATTTGGTATGAATCATCAGAAATACATGTCCAATCATTTAAGGTTGTTGCAGTGTCAGAAAATAGGAATGCCATATGTTTCATGTGAAGCACCAGAAAACTTCTCTTCATATTAGGATTTCATGTAATAGATTTTGACTTCCTGGCTGTTTTGTTTGTTTCCTTcaattttactctctctctctctctctctctctctctctctctctaactggTGGCTATGGTTCGGTTGCATTTAGATCAAGAAGTTGTGATTGATTTGTGATCTATTTTCGTTATTTAGGACACTATCTTACATTTTCTTCATCTCCCACTCTGTCAGGGGAGAGAAAAGCCATTTCATGTGACGGATGGATCGGAAGAGAGCAATAGAACTTTTACTGATGAACATAGTGAAGGAGCAGTTCAATATAAACGAGACACACAAGTTAGTCCAGTAAAGATACAGCGTCGGGTAAGAAATGCCAAATTCTTCTACTCCCATTCTCTCCATTTTTGTGGCATGACGTGTTACATTTTCTCATCTTGCAGAAAATGCGACAGAAAAGACGAGAAGAGCGAACTGCAGAACTAATCCGACAGAACCCACAGACAGAAAACCAGATGCAAGAAGCAGCCATCGAACGCGCAAAGCAGTTTAACAACACTGTCAGGGGGAAATACAGCATATGGAGAAGAGAGTACAGCAACCGGCACTCTGATTCGATTTTGAAACTTATGCGGGATCAGATCATAATGGCCAAAGCATATGGGAGCATTGCTCGGTCCAAAAATGAGAATTATCTGTACAACTCTCTGAAGAAACATATCAGAGAAAGTCAAAGGGCTATTGGAGAAGCAAATTCAGATGTTGAATTGCAGCCGGGGTATTTCTCTCATCTTTTCCCGCCAGTTTTACCACATTCTGCATTCATAGTAGTCACGCTAGAAATCTCTCTAATTACAGTGCGTTTGAACGAGTGAAAGAAATGGGTAATGCTTTATCAATGGCAAAAGACAAGTTATATGACTGCGCTCTAGTTGCAAGGAAGTTACGGGCCATGCTTCAGACAACCGAAGAGAGTATTACTGCACTGAAGAAGCAAAGCGCATTCTTGATTCAACTTGCAGCGAAGACACTCCCCAAGTCCATACACTGCCTCTCTCTACAGCTCACAACAGATTACTTACTGCAGGATCGTGGTAGCAGAGAGGTTCTGGATGCAGACAAGATTGAGGACCCTGCTCTCCACCATTATGCCATATTCTCGGATAACGTGCTTGCCACATCTGTGGTTGTTAATTCCACTACGCAACATGCACAGGAACCTGAGAAGCATGTCTTCCATATTGTCACAGATAGGCTGAATGTTGCAGCTATGAAGATGTGGTTTCTTGTCAATGCTCCAGCAGATGTAACGATCGAAGTTAAGAACATTGATGATTTCAAGTGGCTCAATTCTTCATATTGTTctgttctccgccagcttgaatCTGCACGGATAAAAGAATACTACTTCAAGGCAAATCACCCGTCCACCCTCTCTGCCGGGGATGAGAATCTCAAATATAGGAACCCAAAGTACCTGTCTATGCTGAACCATTTGAGATTCTACCTACCTGAGGTGTACCCGAAGCTTGACAAGATACtgtttttggatgatgatatcGTCGTTCAGAAGGATCTGACACCTCTTTGGTCCATCGATCTTCAAGGGATGGTGAATGGTGCAGTAGAGACCTGTAAAGAAAGCTTCCATCGGTTTGATAAATATCTCAACTTCTCGAACCCATTGATATCTCAGAATTTTGATCCAAATGCTTGTGGATGGGCGTTTGGAATGAATATGTTTGACCTCAAGGAGTGGAAGAAGCGGAACATGACTGGAGTCTATCATCGGTGGCAAGATATGGTAAGgaacttcttctttctttttctctgcAAGCTCTTTCCCCATTTTCTGGGAAAATGGAACCTGGGTATACTGCACAAATTTCCTTATTTGGTTCCTTGTACTCAAACCGGACACATGGTAAAGTAGTCGATAATGCAGATTGTTCATTAAGTGGTCCCATCATGAATGGAACACTTGATTGGTGGACGTTCCCCGTTTGATACATGCTGTTTCCAATTATCATTTTGATCATGGCTGATCTGTTTTTGATGGTTAAAATCATCTGATCAGTTAGATTCTagtagggtgggacccacccaatgaaCAATCTAGAATCAGGGTCATGGACCTTTGTACCACTTgtgcattatttatttattttgtgggaGCAGAGGGAGCAACACTGATTAATGGTGTTCTAAATAAATAATGTCTTTTTCCTCTTTACACTGTTTTGCCATGTAGCACCAGTGGCCGAAGCGTGCTGCTTTTCTTGTTGTCCCACATGCCAATGCTTCTTTTCCCTGGAGACCTACATGTTGGTGTTTGCACTAGGATGAGGTGTTTgtcatagaggtgggcatcgagccgagccgagtcaagttgaggtgggccaagctcggctcggcttgtccatgctatacttgagttcgagctcgagctcgagctcggcctcgagctcaacattgaagcttggcttgtttgccaaatctatcgagtcgagtttgagtcgagctagtggttcgagtcgagtcgagtttacctcggagctcgagcttgttgggtgagatattaatggattctgttcttgatcctcctccattgatgaaaaattcaaaaatcttaggagAATCAAGGCAAAACCtgatgaaaaaatcaaacaaagcttcgaatcagaTGAGGAAACTTGTAAGAACCGATCtgctcttgatcttcttccaccagcagaaatccaagtactaaaaaagaaacagagcagaacacagatcagaaatccaagtaaagagctctagccaagcagatcattggatttccttgaagctctaacaaatctgagaagaacccatctcggatTTCTTAGGTTTCTTgcccaagaagtagatctcaagagattgaaatcatactattgtggagctgaaatgaaaactggtgatGGTGGTCCGGGCGGGCGGGCATGCAGCTGGCAGCGGGTAGAGAAAGAGTAGAAAGGGAAACGGGGGCgcgtgcggtcgggtagagactttagggttttatttatttatttatttattttaagttaaaagttaaaacttatattaatataatatatataatatataatatatttattaattgagccgagttgagcttgagttcgagcttcgagtcgagtcgagttgaaatgccccctggtcgaactcggctccaactcaactcgagcttcaaataattagattGACTCGGcctgaatcggccattcaagccgagtcaatccgagttgactcgagccgagtcgagcgagtttttcgagctagctcgacttgtGAACAGCCCTAGTTTGTCATGAGCTAGGATCCTTTGGCCTATCAGGATGCCTGAGCATGGATTGCAGGGGATATGCCTAAAAAGACATGAATACAAAGGATTGTTCTACCATATATTATGAAATGATTTACTGCACATCCAGCTCTCGTTCCATATATGGATACAACAACATGCAACACAAGCAGACAATGAACTCTCCTTTTccggttatttatttattttttagagcATGAACTTGAAGCAAATAGATGGCTCTTTTCCATGCTGGCTCTGATGATGACTTGCTTGGATGAGAGTCTCTGAATCCTAAGTTTTGGGTCTCCACTTCCATGAGAAAATATGTTTGGAGATCTCTGTCAGGGACTGCTCGTCAAGTGTCTACCTCAAGAAACCAATTAGAGCATCTCTCAGGATTTTTATAGTTCCTTAGCAGCTGCTTCACTCACCACCAGCGTCTTCTTAGTAACATCTCTCCTTTCTCTTCCCCAGTCCATAGAAGCCAAGGCCTCAGCTCAGGGCATTTACAAAGTTCATACCATGTGTTTCTGGATTGTTAGCCTGCTGGAGTCTTATTGCTCCTGATTCAGTCCCATCTATTACTCTTGCCTGATGATGATTGCTGCCCATCAATTGGGGGTGATTCTGAGATTGCTCTGCACTGCGCAACTCCTTTGCAAAATCAACATGGATGATTCTGCCCCTAAACCCACCTCGTTGAGATGATTGATAGCTCTCTGGGCTTCCCACTCCCATTTGAATCTAATAAAATAAAACCACGATGTCTGCCAGATATTTTGTCCCTTGGTAAGAAGGTATCAATCACCTCCCCAAATGGTTTGAAGCATCTGGTCAattcttcttttttgttgttgAAAGGAAGCTTGATAGGAGAGGGTGATCAGATCCTTCTTTGGATGCCTTTCAAGTTCAAGAGCTCTCCTGCAGTCCACCTTCGTGGAGTTGTTCTTCTTCTGTTAGCACAATGCTCGATTTGTCCAGTAGTTGACACATCCGGACAAAAGAGTAATGGCCTTGGTGTAAGCATCAATGGCAGCTCCAAATTGATCTTTCTCAAAGGTGTTGCTGTCTTGATTCAGAAGTTCGGCTTGCTTGGCTGTGATTGGCACCACCGGTACCATCCCCCTCCCTCCTTCCCTCTGAGATCTCAGAAAAGTAGAATAAAATCAGAgggattttatttatatttatatttttcagtcACCGTAGACATCTATTGATTTTCTGAAAGTCAAATCTGACACCTTCCAACTATGTCGGCGCCAATAAATGCATCATTCTCTTAGCAAAATGAAGTACTcacaatgtgttttttttttggttatgcaGAATGAAGAGCGGACCCTTTGGAAGCTCGGGTCGCTGCCGCCTGGTTTGATAACATTTTACAACCTGACCTACCCGCTGGAACGAAGCTGGCATGTGTTGGGGCTTGGTTATGACCCTGCTCTCAACCAAACCGAGATCGAGAATGCGGCTGTCATTCACTACAACGGGAACTACAAGCCGTGGCTAGATCTGGCCATCACCAAATACAAGGTATACTGGTCCAAGTTTGTCATGTCAGATAATCCTTACCTTCAACACTGCAACATTAACGAGTGGACTCTTCAGCCTTAACAGACAACAACAGGACGAGCAAGCTGTGTGACTGACTATTCTTTCTTTTTTACATCCATTCATTCTTTTCCTGCTAATGCTAGTCCTCTCTGTATAGCCAAATGGCAGTCAAGGAGTACTTTTAATGCCAATACTGGGAAAGCAATTCATTCTGTGAGATATGTTCCATTCATGCTgatataaagaagaaaaagaaaaaagaaattacaagttGTAGTGATGAATGCTTGTCACTTATTGAGATATTTTTGCTGTCTTCGATTCCAAACCTTTTGTTGATTTCACAGATGCGCTTCCTTAAACTCCCGAATTGGAATCTGATGATCAGAGAGTCTGCGATGAAAATGCAGTGGGAAGAAGTCCTTTCTCACTGCTATGAAATGAGAAGGGCAGGAGTTGTTATCGCAGATCCTTCCTTGCTCCCTCCGATCCTTAAAGCCTGCACGAAGCTTCAGTTGAAGAAGCATGGCGTCTCTGTCCACACAGCTGTAATCaagaaagggtttcaattgtgTACTTCTGTTGCCAATTCCATCTTGGATTTTTACATCAAGTGCGTGGAAGTTGAGTCTGCTTTGAATGCTTTTCATTGCATGGGAATCAAAGACTCTGTTTCGTGGAATGTGATGATTCATGGGTGCCTTAATCATGGTTTGACTGTGGAAGGGCTTAACTTGTATGGGCAAGCGAGGCTGGCGGGCTTCATACCCAATGTCTCCACTTTGATTCTTCTAGTTCAGGCTTGCTGGAGTCTTGGACCCATGCAGGTAGGTTTTTGCATCCATGGTCTCATAATCCGAAGCGGGTTTCTATCTGTTGTTTCAGTTCAGAATTCTTTGTTGAGTATGTATGTAAAATTATGTGACATGGAATCTGCACGGAGGCTGTTTGATGAGATGTCTGAGAGAGATGTGATCTCTTGGAGTGTGATGATCAGTGCATGTGCACAGAGTGGGGAAGCTTGTGTTGCGTTGTGGTTGTTTCAGGAGATGTGTTCTGTAGGTGTTGTTCCAGATGGGCACACTACGGTGAGCATTCTTGGTGCTTGCACTGCTCTAGGGGACATTGGTAGAGGGAGAGTAATCCATGGCTATGTGATTCGTCatggttttgaatttgatttgCATGTGGGGAATGCCCTAGTTGATATGTATTCAAAGTGCACAGACGTCGAGTCTGCATATGAAGTCTTTGATGCCATGCCGCAAAAGAATACTGTTTCGTGGAATTCTTTTTTATCTGGATTGGTCCATAATGAGCAGTATTCAGAGGCATTGAGACTGTTTGATTCAATGGAAAAGGTGGGAATTGAGTCAGACGGGGTGACTCTGGTGAATCTTCTTCAATTGTGTAAGAATGTTGGAGATGCAGTTGGATGCAAGTGCATCCATTCAGTTATAATTCGAAAAGGATTTGGGATgaatgaaacagtgttgaattccTTACTGGATGCGTATGCAAAGTGCCAACTAGTAGAGCTTGCTTGGAAGTTGTTCGAACGGATGGGCAAAAGGAACATGATCTCGTGGACTGTGATGATTGGCGGCTTTGCCCGTTGTGGCAAGCCTGATGAAGCCATATCCCTATTTGAAGAGATGAAGCTGGCACAAGAGAAGCCCAATGCAGTTACAATGCTGGGCCTTATAGATGCGTGCTTGACTTTGGCAGATTTAAATAGATCAAAATGGGCACATGGTTTGGTTATTAGAAATGGGATGGCGGATGAAGTGGTGGTCGGCACCGTGCTTTTGGAGATGTATGCTAAATGTGGGGATGTAGATGCCTCGAGAAGAGTGTTTGACGAAATGCCTGAGAGAAATGTAGTATCATGGAGTGCCATGATAGCCGCATATGGTATAAATGGTCATGCACGAGAAGCTCTTGCCTTGCTCCGtgaaatgaaatttcatggtGTGAAGCCGAACAAGATAACGATGCTTTCAGCGTTGTCAGCATGCAGCCATGGAGGGCTCCTTGAGGAGGGACGCTCTTGTTTTGAAGAAATGATCCGCGAGCATGGTTTTGATCCTGGTTCAGAGCATTACTCATGCATGGTGGACATGTTGGGACGGGCCGGGGATCTCAACAAGGCAATGGAAATGATTGAGAACATGCCCCAAGGCATTGCGGCCGGTGCTAGCTTGTGGGGCGCACTATTGAGTGCTTGTAGGAACCACGGGAACAGCGAGCTCGGGAGTGGAGCTGCGTCCCATGTTCTTGAGCTAGAGCCATCAAGCTCGGCGGGTTATCTGATTGCATCGAGCATGTATGCCGCAGGCGGGTTGTGGAGGGATGCGGCGAGGATGAGATGGTTGGTCAAGGAGAAAGGGGTGAAGGTGGTGGCTGGTTACAGTTTGGTGCATGTTGATCAGAGGGCTCATAGGTTTGTGGCTGGAGATAGGGCCCACCCACAATCTGCAGAGATATATGCAATGGTTGAGCATTTGCACGGTTGTATGAGGGAAAGGAAAAATGATTCCTCCTACACTATCTAGGATTCTGCAAAATTGTTCTTTTGCAACAACTTACTCGCAAGGCTTGATTAGATGAGAAACACTCTAGCAATTTCAGTGACATAAAGAATAGCTGATCTGTGGTATTCATGCTAAGTAGAGATCCTGACAATCCGTTAAATGGGGTCCACATCAAACATGCCCTTGCCAAAAATCTGACgtctgtctgtctctctctctctctctctctctctctctctctctctcatagacGATAGTCGTACCCATGTTGGCCTCGCATAGTGCGTgtattcatccaaaccgttcagcctGGTCACTCCACAGTGAAAAtgggacaccccaaaaatcaggctgatgaaACCATCAGGTGGCCCATCACGTGATTTTGGGTGGTTGTCCATGGTCTTATTTTCCATGATGATGGGATGGGCTGATTTTTGCGCATCCAATATTTATGGTGGAAGCTGATGTAGGGGTTAGATGGCAtctacgtaactgtggggcccacatgcaggCAAAACGAAACTCCTCTAGACAGGGGTATTATTTCTTGTCACTTGGTACAGATTCGGCTCGGCAGAGGGGAGGGGAGGGGAGGGGAGGGGCTTGCAATATTTGAAAACAGAGGGTAGGTGTTTACAAATATCTCCATCAATGTAAGTTGGATAAACAGGCTCGTTATAAATGAAGTGGGAAAGCAACACAGTTTGATGAGCGGCCCATCCTACACTACATCTGATCATGGCTCACATTGCTTCCAGTTACCAATTCTCATCATTTGACAAAGTTCTTCCAAACGGGAAGGGGACGGTCGAGGTTGAACTAACAAAAATCTATAATCTATTGGTCAATGGGCTGGATCAGGGCcaatgaaattcaaattttgaatagGTCCCAGCCCGTTAATGGCCGTAGATGGTAGCAGTTGGGCAATTTGCCAATTGACACTCCTGCTTAccatgttgtggaccccaccatgatctgtgttatatccaaaccttccatccatttggagagatcattttagagcaatgagcccaaaaaatgtggcagatccaaagctcaagtagaccgcaccacagaaagcagtgggggattgaacgcctaccattgaaaacttcttgggggccacggaagctttggatcaagatgatatttgtgttttcccttcatccaaaccttataaacaggttggatgtcaaataaacattatggtgggccctaggaaggtttcaacggtgggggtcACTGTCCCCGCTGCTTTCTGTGGTCTGATAtgcttgagctttgtatctgcctcatttttgggttcatccactaaaatgatctctcctaatgggacggtgtgtatataacacatacattatggtgggtccacataacttggtgacatcaacacaccaccaaggtcggtggtgtgtgccacaccacgcaatccgcttccggtcgAGGTGCAGAACTATGAACATTTGGGGTCCAATAGTTCGTTACTTAGCGGATTGATCTGATGGGCTGCAATGATTTATCGCCCATCTATTTTTATTCCTCcgatgaagggttaggatcatccaatcgggGATTTTTTTGCGTCATCACCAACTGCGTGGGCCCATCAGaacaacggttcagatcactgaaTCAAGGGCCCTGTGCGCAGAATGTAGACCATTGCTGCATTTCCTCCTTAACCGTCTACTTTCAGCCCACGAATCGAAAGGTCAGGATTATCCTATACGGGAGATTTTTAgggccatgatccatccatggtcTGGACCAAcataccaacggtttggatcaatggacGGTCCCACCTATCCTGGGTGTAAGAACTTAGAATTCTTCCATACAATATTCAAATATGAAATAATAAATGATGTGGGCAAAAAGGGCAAAAAGGGAGGCGACAACCCCAAGTAAAATCATCAAAGGTGTGCGGAAAAAATAAGgcaaaaaagtttgaaaaattcCAGCTAAATGCATTGTCTTAGTGTCCATGACAGCGATTTTCCTTGACCTGATCCATATGATGACAATGTATTTGGACGACTGATAAC contains:
- the LOC131237018 gene encoding pentatricopeptide repeat-containing protein At2g17210, with product MRFLKLPNWNLMIRESAMKMQWEEVLSHCYEMRRAGVVIADPSLLPPILKACTKLQLKKHGVSVHTAVIKKGFQLCTSVANSILDFYIKCVEVESALNAFHCMGIKDSVSWNVMIHGCLNHGLTVEGLNLYGQARLAGFIPNVSTLILLVQACWSLGPMQVGFCIHGLIIRSGFLSVVSVQNSLLSMYVKLCDMESARRLFDEMSERDVISWSVMISACAQSGEACVALWLFQEMCSVGVVPDGHTTVSILGACTALGDIGRGRVIHGYVIRHGFEFDLHVGNALVDMYSKCTDVESAYEVFDAMPQKNTVSWNSFLSGLVHNEQYSEALRLFDSMEKVGIESDGVTLVNLLQLCKNVGDAVGCKCIHSVIIRKGFGMNETVLNSLLDAYAKCQLVELAWKLFERMGKRNMISWTVMIGGFARCGKPDEAISLFEEMKLAQEKPNAVTMLGLIDACLTLADLNRSKWAHGLVIRNGMADEVVVGTVLLEMYAKCGDVDASRRVFDEMPERNVVSWSAMIAAYGINGHAREALALLREMKFHGVKPNKITMLSALSACSHGGLLEEGRSCFEEMIREHGFDPGSEHYSCMVDMLGRAGDLNKAMEMIENMPQGIAAGASLWGALLSACRNHGNSELGSGAASHVLELEPSSSAGYLIASSMYAAGGLWRDAARMRWLVKEKGVKVVAGYSLVHVDQRAHRFVAGDRAHPQSAEIYAMVEHLHGCMRERKNDSSYTI
- the LOC131237019 gene encoding probable galacturonosyltransferase 3 isoform X4 — its product is MESRSRSVSSCRFLLISILQVMLFISVVGADTSEAGSHIKSDTPALQSNSGGYRHLSGCEKCGDGKDIDIIVTYTDVSGDIRIANIKSKDLSPSWVWEDPNNKNHDWINDSQGREKPFHVTDGSEESNRTFTDEHSEGAVQYKRDTQVSPVKIQRRKMRQKRREERTAELIRQNPQTENQMQEAAIERAKQFNNTVRGKYSIWRREYSNRHSDSILKLMRDQIIMAKAYGSIARSKNENYLYNSLKKHIRESQRAIGEANSDVELQPGAFERVKEMGNALSMAKDKLYDCALVARKLRAMLQTTEESITALKKQSAFLIQLAAKTLPKSIHCLSLQLTTDYLLQDRGSREVLDADKIEDPALHHYAIFSDNVLATSVVVNSTTQHAQEPEKHVFHIVTDRLNVAAMKMWFLVNAPADVTIEVKNIDDFKWLNSSYCSVLRQLESARIKEYYFKANHPSTLSAGDENLKYRNPKYLSMLNHLRFYLPEVYPKLDKILFLDDDIVVQKDLTPLWSIDLQGMVNGAVETCKESFHRFDKYLNFSNPLISQNFDPNACGWAFGMNMFDLKEWKKRNMTGVYHRWQDMHQWPKRAAFLVVPHANASFPWRPTCWCLH
- the LOC131237019 gene encoding probable galacturonosyltransferase 3 isoform X2 — encoded protein: MLFISVVGADTSEAGSHIKSDTPALQSNSGGYRHLSGCEKCGDGKDIDIIVTYTDVSGDIRIANIKSKDLSPSWVWEDPNNKNHDWINDSQGREKPFHVTDGSEESNRTFTDEHSEGAVQYKRDTQVSPVKIQRRKMRQKRREERTAELIRQNPQTENQMQEAAIERAKQFNNTVRGKYSIWRREYSNRHSDSILKLMRDQIIMAKAYGSIARSKNENYLYNSLKKHIRESQRAIGEANSDVELQPGAFERVKEMGNALSMAKDKLYDCALVARKLRAMLQTTEESITALKKQSAFLIQLAAKTLPKSIHCLSLQLTTDYLLQDRGSREVLDADKIEDPALHHYAIFSDNVLATSVVVNSTTQHAQEPEKHVFHIVTDRLNVAAMKMWFLVNAPADVTIEVKNIDDFKWLNSSYCSVLRQLESARIKEYYFKANHPSTLSAGDENLKYRNPKYLSMLNHLRFYLPEVYPKLDKILFLDDDIVVQKDLTPLWSIDLQGMVNGAVETCKESFHRFDKYLNFSNPLISQNFDPNACGWAFGMNMFDLKEWKKRNMTGVYHRWQDMNEERTLWKLGSLPPGLITFYNLTYPLERSWHVLGLGYDPALNQTEIENAAVIHYNGNYKPWLDLAITKYKVYWSKFVMSDNPYLQHCNINEWTLQP
- the LOC131237019 gene encoding probable galacturonosyltransferase 3 isoform X1 translates to MESRSRSVSSCRFLLISILQVMLFISVVGADTSEAGSHIKSDTPALQSNSGGYRHLSGCEKCGDGKDIDIIVTYTDVSGDIRIANIKSKDLSPSWVWEDPNNKNHDWINDSQGREKPFHVTDGSEESNRTFTDEHSEGAVQYKRDTQVSPVKIQRRKMRQKRREERTAELIRQNPQTENQMQEAAIERAKQFNNTVRGKYSIWRREYSNRHSDSILKLMRDQIIMAKAYGSIARSKNENYLYNSLKKHIRESQRAIGEANSDVELQPGAFERVKEMGNALSMAKDKLYDCALVARKLRAMLQTTEESITALKKQSAFLIQLAAKTLPKSIHCLSLQLTTDYLLQDRGSREVLDADKIEDPALHHYAIFSDNVLATSVVVNSTTQHAQEPEKHVFHIVTDRLNVAAMKMWFLVNAPADVTIEVKNIDDFKWLNSSYCSVLRQLESARIKEYYFKANHPSTLSAGDENLKYRNPKYLSMLNHLRFYLPEVYPKLDKILFLDDDIVVQKDLTPLWSIDLQGMVNGAVETCKESFHRFDKYLNFSNPLISQNFDPNACGWAFGMNMFDLKEWKKRNMTGVYHRWQDMNEERTLWKLGSLPPGLITFYNLTYPLERSWHVLGLGYDPALNQTEIENAAVIHYNGNYKPWLDLAITKYKVYWSKFVMSDNPYLQHCNINEWTLQP
- the LOC131237019 gene encoding probable galacturonosyltransferase 3 isoform X3; the protein is MESRSRSVSSCRFLLISILQVMLFISVVGADTSEAGSHIKSDTPALQSNSGGYRHLSGCEKCGDGKGREKPFHVTDGSEESNRTFTDEHSEGAVQYKRDTQVSPVKIQRRKMRQKRREERTAELIRQNPQTENQMQEAAIERAKQFNNTVRGKYSIWRREYSNRHSDSILKLMRDQIIMAKAYGSIARSKNENYLYNSLKKHIRESQRAIGEANSDVELQPGAFERVKEMGNALSMAKDKLYDCALVARKLRAMLQTTEESITALKKQSAFLIQLAAKTLPKSIHCLSLQLTTDYLLQDRGSREVLDADKIEDPALHHYAIFSDNVLATSVVVNSTTQHAQEPEKHVFHIVTDRLNVAAMKMWFLVNAPADVTIEVKNIDDFKWLNSSYCSVLRQLESARIKEYYFKANHPSTLSAGDENLKYRNPKYLSMLNHLRFYLPEVYPKLDKILFLDDDIVVQKDLTPLWSIDLQGMVNGAVETCKESFHRFDKYLNFSNPLISQNFDPNACGWAFGMNMFDLKEWKKRNMTGVYHRWQDMNEERTLWKLGSLPPGLITFYNLTYPLERSWHVLGLGYDPALNQTEIENAAVIHYNGNYKPWLDLAITKYKVYWSKFVMSDNPYLQHCNINEWTLQP